A genomic window from Carassius gibelio isolate Cgi1373 ecotype wild population from Czech Republic chromosome A11, carGib1.2-hapl.c, whole genome shotgun sequence includes:
- the LOC128022132 gene encoding ataxin-7-like protein 2 — protein sequence MMAVRERAVKVMAAPERRVPCLDDFVGQSWSAWTERANLTASEGSDGGEYSKNGKKTTETMTLRKEDMSIFGNFPGHDDFYLVVCGHCSQVVKPQAFEKHCERRHGPLGKLYAHLRSTPPQQQRSRHGHTHPSHGASSWSGRNQSVGPMRASPQSPSTPPQFRHSKPPKDGVRHSPSNSGHSEPAVFKQPPPIEPTRSSPPPTHRDPPWPHGGPSPNRPSSVERPQSQRGEAASAPVASGHLRGPRTNKMISKKDCDLDKHCGVLDPERKKVCTRLLTCNIHSIHQRRKVQGRSKNFDQLVAELKMSSRARDRVSQAPESSAASTVSPEPPRDSPAPPPCRRPLTNSPAFRTPTMSEGLEEDKSHVEDGSTWPHSPLTQAHISGDESEGEGNDDLADWHSTPWHPKPAALCSFGSHSLGHGVFTFDRRLHHLRSAMSAMVENHLSAHLWKKIPQASDPHSQSPPAKTAAIPASPSSISQHSKQKAGSHSSPSLKTSFYSSHGPGKEPNPQSSSTSKVYGQSENSGGGQSTAPPSKHGRAPAQSGPGRPKNPTGRLNKQQLRLREAERTTTPDAAALRKRKASYNESDTVSPDKNLISQNKGRPLISKTPPSASHGQTNGSISPGSRPRPQLAPSDPHTPSLWGFKRTHLPAHHSPPESAPHSRGVDSGLHGRVASFDHKGMGKKRKSSGSSPPSKPQRLPTSPHSGFYHWKESKGAGLFIGGEKKLSTQKPKLHH from the exons ATATGTCCATCTTCGGTAATTTTCCCGGGCACGATGACTTCTATCTGGTGGTTTGCGGCCATTGCAGTCAGGTGGTGAAGCCTCAGGCGTTCGAGAAGCATTGCGAGAGGAGGCACGGCCCTCTGGGTAAGCTCTATGCACACCTCCGCTCCACCCCGCCCCAGCAGCAGAGATCCCGTCATGGACACACTCACCCTTCCCACGGAGCCTCCTCTTGGAGTGGCAGGAACCAGAGTGTCGGGCCGATGCGGGCATCACCGCAATCTCCATCAACACCTCCTCAATTCAGACACAGCAAACCTCCGAAAGATGGAGTTCG GCACTCACCCTCAAACTCGGGTCATTCAGAACCAGCTGTTTTTAAGCAGCCCCCTCCCATCGAACCCACGCGGAGCTCCCCTCCCCCTACTCACAGAGACCCCCCATGGCCACATGGAGGCCCGTCGCCCAACCGGCCTTCCTCCGTTGAGAGGCCTCAATCCCAAAGAGGCGAGGCTGCGTCGGCCCCTGTCGCCTCCGGACACCTCAGAGGGCCGAGGACGAACAAAATGATCTCCA AAAAAGATTGTGACCTTGACAAGCACTGTGGTGTGTTGGACCCCGAGAGAAAGAAAGTTTGTACTCGACTTTTGACCTGCAAT ATTCATTCCATTCATCAGCGCAGGAAGGTGCAAGGCAGGAGTAAAAACTTTGACCAGCTGGTGGCAGAGCTGAAGATGAGCTCGAGGGCTCGTGATCGGGTGTCCCAGGCCCCAGAGAGTTCAGCTGCTTCCACTGTGAGCCCAGAACCTCCCAGAGATTCACCCGCACCGCCTCCCTGCCGGAGACCTCTGACCAACAGCCCTGCATTTAG AACACCAACAATGTCTGAAGGTTTGGAGGAGGATAAATCCCATGTGGAGGATGGCAGCACATGGCCACACTCTCCTCTCACCCAGGCCCACATCTCAGGTGATGAGAGTGAAGGAGAGGGGAACGATGACCTCGCAGACTGGCACTCGACTCCATGGCATCCCAAACCAGCCGCG CTTTGTTCATTTGGGAGTCATTCTCTGGGTCACGGTGTCTTCACTTTCGATCGACGGTTGCACCATCTACGGTCTGCCATGAGTGCCATGGTGGAGAACCACCTCAGCGCCCATCTGTGGAA AAAAATACCTCAAGCATCAGACCCTCACTCCCAGAGTCCCCCAGCCAAGACTGCAGCCATTCCTGCCTCTCCCTCCTCCATTTCTCAGCATTCCAAACAGAAAGCAGGGAGTCACAGCTCACCTTCTCTCAAGACTTCCTTCTACTCTTCCCACGGACCAGGAAAGGAGCCAAACCCGCAGAGTTCCTCGACCAGCAAGGTTTACGGTCAGTCCGAGAACTCTGGGGGTGGCCAGTCCACAGCTCCCCCATCTAAACACGGTCGAGCTCCCGCTCAATCAGGCCCCGGTCGGCCCAAGAACCCGACTGGCCGCCTCAATAAACAGCAGCTGCGTCTCAGGGAAGCAGAGCGGACGACCACGCCGGACGCCGCTGCACTGCGCAAACGGAAAGCCTCTTACAACGAGTCGGACACTGTCAGCCCGGACAAGAATTTAATTTCTCAGAACAAGGGGCGGCCCCTCATCAGCAAAACACCACCGTCTGCCTCTCATGGACAAACTAATGGCTCGATTTCGCCAGGAAGCAGGCCGCGTCCCCAGCTCGCACCCTCTGATCCCCACACTCCATCCTTGTGGGGCTTTAAGAGGACTCACCTCCCAGCCCACCATTCGCCCCCCGAATCTGCCCCGCACAGCCGAGGAGTGGACTCAGGACTGCATGGCAGGGTGGCCAGCTTTGATCACAAGGGTATGGGGAAGAAACGCAAGAGCAGCGGCTCCTCTCCACCCTCCAAACCCCAACGGCTCCCCACTTCCCCACATTCCGGTTTCTATCACTGGAAAGAAAGCAAAGGGGCGGGACTCTTCATAGGAGGGGAAAAGAAACTCAGCACACAAAAG CCAAAATTGCACCACTGA
- the LOC128022135 gene encoding probable transmembrane reductase CYB561D1: protein MRSSLDVEYSAVGEGLGMREFWLYVWLRRLAVVAAHIMSLGLVILTSILSRPGTSLFSWHPVCMSLGFCLCMTQGILLFSADGSPFCFKSRKWKVRLHWFFQAVLLVCGATGFGFMVASKNKKEHPHFTSWHSLLGVATMASTVLQAICGFFLLFPKLISTHSFPRLRLYHATCGLVAYLLATITVISAMFSDWFQALVKGTIWYIFLLLPLFPALVVMNQITSAFLPKKKITS from the exons ATGCGTTCGTCTCTGGATGTTGAGTACAGCGCGGTGGGAGAGGGCCTCGGGATGCGGGAGTTCTGGCTCTATGTGTGGCTGCGCAGACTGGCTGTGGTCGCTGCACACATCATGTCTCTCGGCCTGGTCATTCTCACATCCATACTGTCCAGACCTGGAACAA GTCTCTTCTCGTGGCATCCTGTCTGCATGTCACTTGGG tTTTGTCTGTGCATGACACAAGGGATCCTGCTTTTCTCTGCTGATGGCAGCCCGTTCTGCTTCAAATCGCGGAAGTGGAAGGTTCGTCTGCACTGGTTTTTCCAGGCTGTGCTGCTGGTGTGTGGAGCTACAGGATTCGGCTTCATGGTGGCCAGCAAGAATAAAAAGGAGCATCCGCACTTCACTTCCTGGCACAGCCTGCTGGGAGTCGCAACAATGGCCTCTACCGTACTGCAGGCGATCTGTGGCTTCTTTCTCCTCTTCCCCAAACTCATCAGCACTCACTCGTTTCCTCGGCTGAGACTGTATCATGCCACCTGCGGTCTGGTGGCCTACCTGCTGGCCACCATCACAGTCATATCAGCCATGTTTTCAGACTGGTTTCAGGCATTGGTAAAAGGCACAATCTGGTATATATTCCTACTCCTGCCACTTTTTCCTGCCTTGGTGGTGATGAACCAAATCACTAGTGCCTTCCTGCCCAAAAAGAAGATTACTAGCTGA